The Deinococcus cellulosilyticus NBRC 106333 = KACC 11606 genome contains a region encoding:
- a CDS encoding helix-turn-helix domain-containing protein: MIWRPQKLTRKQLEERRMEAVRRFQQPGHVQDEIARDLGVSKTTVSLWKKRWREQGAEGLKATVGGGPPPRTFDVQRFEEDLAKGAKHFNYPTDGWSTRRITEMLYLTQDVKFHSQHMRRILHQLGYSHQKVAVQSRERNQELIDTWVKSTLPDIKKKAKGGKSHPGGGR; encoded by the coding sequence ATGATCTGGCGGCCTCAGAAACTCACCCGCAAGCAGCTGGAAGAACGCCGTATGGAAGCTGTTCGCCGCTTTCAGCAACCTGGACACGTGCAAGACGAAATAGCGCGTGATCTGGGTGTCAGTAAGACCACCGTTTCCCTCTGGAAAAAACGCTGGCGAGAACAAGGCGCAGAAGGCCTCAAAGCCACCGTGGGAGGTGGCCCACCGCCCAGAACCTTTGACGTGCAGCGATTTGAGGAAGATTTGGCAAAGGGGGCCAAGCACTTTAACTATCCCACCGATGGCTGGAGTACCCGGCGCATCACAGAAATGCTCTATCTCACCCAGGACGTGAAATTTCACTCGCAACACATGCGTAGAATCCTGCATCAACTGGGCTACAGTCATCAGAAGGTGGCTGTTCAGTCGAGAGAGCGCAACCAAGAGTTGATTGACACCTGGGTAAAAAGCACCTTGCCAGACATCAAAAAAAAAGCTAAAGGAGGAAAAAGCCACCCTGGTGGTGGTCGATGA